One region of Chlamydia psittaci 6BC genomic DNA includes:
- a CDS encoding glycogen/starch/alpha-glucan phosphorylase: MNFDKNLVNVETMKQAILNRLYFGVVQSPESASARDIFTAVSKTVMEWLAKGWLKTQNSYYEQDVKRVYYISMEFLLGRSLKSNLLNLGMLDLVRNALEELNYDFDTLIQMEADAGLGNGGLGRLAACYLDSMATMGIPAYGYGIRYDYGIFDQKIVNGYQVEAPDEWLRYGNPWEICRGEYLYPVRFYGRVIHYTDARGKEVADLVDTQEVLAMAYDVPIPGYGRDTVNTLRLWQAQSPHGFEFNYFNHGNYIRAIEDIALVENISRVLYPNDSISEGQELRLKQEYFLVSATIQDILRRYTKTHISLDNLPNRVAVQLNDTHPALGIAEMMHILVDREELPWDTAWDMTTRIFNYTNHTILPEALERWSIDLFSRLLPRHLEIIYEINSRWLEKVSQRFPGDNDKRRALSIIEEGSDKHVNMASLAVVGSSKVNGVSAFHSHLIKTTLFKDFVEFFPDKFINVTNGITPRRWLALCNPRLDALLEQTIGSAHITDLSQIHKVIPFADDASFREQWHKIKLNNKQDFALKLKKETGENIDPSSMFDFHVKRIHEYKRQLMNILRVIYLYNDLKENVSSSIVPTTVIFAGKAAPGYAFAKLVIKLINSVADCVNNDPQVNEVLKVLFLPNYRVTMSEMIMPASDISEQISTAGMEASGTGNMKFALNGALTIGTMDGANIEMSEYIGRDNMFIFGLLEEEIAKIRREYYPQAICDNNPKIAHVLKLLDQGFFNTSDKELFKPIVHRLLHEGDPFFVLADLESYIKVHESAATLFHNTDEWVKKSIYNVGGMGFFSSDRAIADYARDIWNVPTNHKS, translated from the coding sequence ATGAATTTTGATAAGAATTTGGTAAACGTAGAAACAATGAAGCAGGCGATTTTAAATCGTCTGTATTTTGGTGTAGTACAATCTCCGGAATCCGCTTCAGCAAGAGATATATTTACAGCAGTTTCAAAGACTGTAATGGAGTGGTTAGCTAAAGGTTGGCTAAAAACTCAGAATAGTTACTACGAACAAGATGTTAAGCGTGTTTACTATATTTCTATGGAATTTCTACTTGGTAGAAGTTTAAAAAGTAATCTTCTGAATTTAGGAATGCTGGATCTTGTTCGTAATGCATTAGAAGAATTGAATTATGATTTCGATACTTTAATACAAATGGAAGCAGATGCAGGATTAGGGAATGGGGGATTAGGACGACTTGCAGCGTGTTATTTAGACTCCATGGCAACCATGGGAATTCCTGCTTATGGATATGGTATCCGCTACGATTATGGTATCTTTGATCAGAAAATTGTCAACGGTTATCAAGTAGAAGCCCCTGATGAATGGTTGCGTTATGGTAACCCTTGGGAAATATGTAGAGGGGAATATCTCTATCCTGTTCGCTTTTACGGTAGAGTAATTCATTATACAGATGCTCGAGGAAAAGAAGTTGCTGATCTTGTAGATACTCAAGAAGTGCTAGCCATGGCTTATGATGTACCTATCCCAGGATACGGTAGAGATACTGTAAATACCTTGCGTTTGTGGCAAGCACAATCTCCACATGGATTTGAGTTTAATTACTTTAATCATGGGAATTATATTCGCGCCATAGAAGATATCGCATTAGTAGAGAACATTTCCAGAGTGTTATACCCTAATGATTCTATTTCTGAGGGGCAAGAGCTGCGGTTAAAGCAAGAGTACTTTTTAGTTTCTGCAACAATCCAAGATATTCTTCGTCGATATACGAAAACACATATTTCTTTGGATAATCTCCCTAACAGGGTAGCTGTGCAGCTTAATGATACCCATCCTGCATTAGGAATAGCTGAAATGATGCATATCTTGGTTGATAGGGAAGAACTCCCTTGGGATACCGCTTGGGATATGACTACGCGCATATTCAATTATACAAACCATACGATCTTGCCTGAAGCATTAGAGCGTTGGTCTATAGATCTCTTTTCAAGACTATTGCCTAGACATTTAGAGATTATCTATGAGATTAATTCTCGATGGTTGGAGAAAGTCTCTCAAAGATTTCCTGGAGATAACGATAAGCGTCGAGCATTGTCTATTATTGAGGAGGGTAGCGATAAACATGTCAATATGGCAAGTTTAGCTGTTGTAGGTTCGTCTAAAGTTAATGGCGTCTCTGCTTTTCACTCTCATCTTATAAAAACCACATTATTTAAAGATTTCGTAGAGTTTTTCCCCGATAAATTTATTAACGTAACTAATGGGATTACTCCAAGACGTTGGCTCGCCTTATGTAATCCTCGCTTGGATGCATTATTAGAGCAAACGATAGGGAGTGCTCATATTACGGATCTCTCTCAAATTCACAAGGTGATCCCTTTTGCTGATGACGCGAGTTTTCGAGAACAGTGGCATAAAATTAAGCTTAATAATAAGCAGGATTTTGCATTAAAACTTAAAAAAGAAACCGGGGAGAACATAGATCCCTCCTCTATGTTTGATTTTCATGTAAAGCGTATTCATGAATATAAACGGCAGTTAATGAACATTCTTAGGGTGATTTATCTGTATAATGATCTTAAGGAGAATGTATCTTCGAGTATTGTCCCAACAACAGTAATTTTTGCTGGAAAAGCGGCTCCAGGATATGCGTTTGCTAAGTTAGTCATTAAACTTATCAATAGCGTTGCCGATTGTGTAAATAACGATCCTCAGGTGAATGAAGTCTTAAAAGTTCTCTTCCTTCCAAATTATCGAGTGACGATGTCTGAGATGATTATGCCTGCTTCTGATATCTCGGAGCAGATCTCTACAGCAGGTATGGAAGCTTCCGGAACAGGAAATATGAAATTTGCTTTAAACGGTGCCCTAACAATAGGAACCATGGATGGAGCAAATATAGAAATGTCGGAATATATTGGTAGGGACAATATGTTCATTTTCGGTTTGTTAGAAGAAGAAATAGCCAAAATAAGGCGAGAGTATTACCCACAGGCTATATGTGATAACAATCCCAAGATTGCTCATGTGTTAAAATTACTAGATCAAGGATTTTTCAACACTTCAGACAAAGAACTATTCAAGCCTATAGTACATAGATTATTACATGAAGGTGATCCATTCTTTGTTTTAGCGGATTTAGAATCGTATATTAAAGTTCATGAATCTGCGGCTACCTTATTCCACAACACAGATGAATGGGTAAAGAAATCGATATATAACGTAGGCGGCATGGGCTTTTTCTCTAGTGATAGAGCTATTGCTGACTATGCCAGAGATATATGGAACGTTCCTACAAATCATAAATCTTAA